TGTACAAACACGAAGAGAAGGATCGAAAACAGCATCCGAAAGAAGAAATAACCCGTTTCAAATGGGTCGATGCCAGCGCCTTTCGCGCCGTTGGCGCGGGCTTTCCCCCTCTCCCCGCACGACAAAAACGGCGGCCGGCGCGCATGGCCCGGCCGCCGCGAAGGGGTGCGGAGCGCGACCCGCTACATGGGATAGGTCATCGTAAAGCACGTCCCCTCTTCGGGCGTGCTTTTTGCGCCCAGCGTGCCGCGCTGGCGCTCGACCAGCGCGCGCACGGCGTTGAGGCCGCCGTCCGGCGCGTCGCTCTGCTCGAACAGGTACGGCAGGTCCTCCTGCGCGATGGGCTTTCCGTCGTCCATCACCAGCACCACGGCGCGCTTGCCCTGCGCGCGGACGCTCAGGCGCACCTCCTTCGCGCCGCCGCGCAGCGTCACGCTCTGCAAAAGGCTGGTGAGCGCCCGCGCGTAGGCCGCCCGGTCGATCAGCACGGGCAGCGCGGCCTGCGGAATCTCCTCTTCCAGCAGCAGGCCGCTCCCTTCCAGCAGGGGGCGGCATTCCGAGAGCACCGAGCGCGTGAGGCCGCACAGGTCGCACTTTTCCAGGCGCAGCGTCTGCGCGGCCTGCTCCTTGTGCAGGAGCTTGGAGCGGTGGTCGAGCAGGATGTCGTTGATGTCGCTCAGGATTTTGCGGCTCTGTTCCGACCCGTCCGCGCCGACCAGGCGAAAGCGGTTGCCCGCCTTCATGTCCGCAAAGGCGTCGCCGATCAGCGTCAGCTGGCGCCGCGCGCGGCGCAGGCAGATCGAAAGCACGACCACGGCCGCCAGGAGCAAAAGCGAGATGCAGAGCAGCAATATGTGAAGCCAATCCATGAAAAACACCTCCCGGGTGATACAATGGGGCCGTTTTGGGCGCGGCGACGCCGCCTGCGCACTCAAAACAGCCCCATATCTTATGGTTCGATTTCCTTGTTCAGAAGGCTCCGGCGGAAATAAGACGGCGAGAAGTTGCGCACAGCCTTCTTATCTTCGCCCTTGACGTACAGACCGGTGGTCTGATAGTAGACCTGGATGTTGATGTCAAGCTCCAGCTGGTCCTTGTCGTAGACCGTCAGGCCGTTCAGGTCGCGGTTTCGCAAGACGATGCCCTCCGGCGCGGCCAGCGTCCACTCCCCGGACGGGGAAAGCGCGGTGCAGCCCATGGAGGTCACGCGCGTGATGAGCACGTCGTCCTTCGTGAACGAGAGCATGTCCACGCGCTCCAGCCGGGAGGGATCGGCCTCCACAAAGCGCTCGCCCGTGGACAGATCCAAGCGGACGAGGTATTCCTTCGTCGCGTAGGCCAGGTAGCGTCCGTCCGAGCTCATGGCGATGTTCAGCGCGTTCTTCGTGCCTATCACGCGGTAAGCGCGCATGTTCACCAGGTCGATGATGCGGGCGTCGTCCGTGAGCTCCGCCCCCCGCTCGCGCCGGTCGCAGAGCAAGGCCAGGGCGCCGTCGCGCGAGACGTCGAACGAGCGCACGGAGTTGTAGTTCTTGCCGCCCAGTCCCATGGAGGAGAGGGAAATCGCCCCGTCCACCACGAGCTGCTCGCCCGAGCCCACGGTGCCGGTGAAGACCGCGCGGTTGTTGATGAGCGCCATGCGCAGCTTGCTGTGGTCGATGAAGCCGATGTACGAGGTGCCGCCGCTCGTCCACTTCTTCCGGTAGTCCGCGGCGTAGGCGGCCGGGTCGGGGTCGCCCACGGGCGAGGCGATCAGCCCCGCGTCGACCGATTGCTGCAAGGCCGCGGCGTCCGGTGCCTGTTTGAGCACCGGCGACTCCGTGGGCGCGGGCGTCGCCGTGGGTTCCGCGTCGGGCGTCGCGGTCGCGGCGGGTGTTTTGGTGGGCTCCGGCTCCGGGGTTTCGCGCGGCGTGGAGGTCAGCGCGGGCGCCGGGGTCGGCCCCGTCAGCTTTTCAGAGGCGGCGTCCGGGATCAGCGCCTCGCCCAGATACAGGCGAAGGGCGTCCCAATAGCCGTCCGTCAGGCTGTCGCGCCGCTGCGGGTCGAGGCCCAGGCGGTAT
The genomic region above belongs to Beduinella massiliensis and contains:
- a CDS encoding ATP-binding protein: MDWLHILLLCISLLLLAAVVVLSICLRRARRQLTLIGDAFADMKAGNRFRLVGADGSEQSRKILSDINDILLDHRSKLLHKEQAAQTLRLEKCDLCGLTRSVLSECRPLLEGSGLLLEEEIPQAALPVLIDRAAYARALTSLLQSVTLRGGAKEVRLSVRAQGKRAVVLVMDDGKPIAQEDLPYLFEQSDAPDGGLNAVRALVERQRGTLGAKSTPEEGTCFTMTYPM